The Mycolicibacterium smegmatis genome has a window encoding:
- the deoC gene encoding deoxyribose-phosphate aldolase: MTTTDPSAAEIAAVIDHTLLKPEATTADVDALVAEALELGTYSVCVSPSMLPVEVPRGQTLKVAAVCGFPSGKHSSAVKAAEAADAVRHGADEIDMVIDVGAAKEGAFDRVQADIAAVRAAAPAPTVLKVIIESAALTDAEIVAVCSAAVEARADFVKTSTGFHPAGGATVHAVELMARTVRDAGLEVKASGGVRTLETAKAMIAAGATRLGVSGSRALLGTAEPQVASDY; the protein is encoded by the coding sequence GTGACGACGACTGATCCGAGCGCTGCCGAGATCGCGGCCGTGATCGACCACACCCTGCTGAAACCCGAGGCCACAACAGCCGATGTCGACGCACTCGTCGCCGAGGCCCTGGAACTGGGCACGTACTCGGTGTGTGTGTCCCCGTCGATGCTGCCGGTCGAGGTCCCCCGCGGGCAGACTCTGAAAGTTGCTGCGGTGTGCGGTTTTCCGAGCGGCAAGCACAGCTCGGCGGTCAAAGCCGCCGAGGCCGCCGACGCCGTGCGGCACGGCGCCGACGAGATCGACATGGTGATCGACGTCGGCGCCGCCAAAGAGGGAGCTTTCGACAGGGTCCAGGCCGACATCGCCGCGGTGCGTGCGGCCGCACCGGCACCGACGGTGCTGAAGGTGATCATCGAATCGGCCGCCCTGACCGATGCCGAGATCGTCGCGGTGTGCAGTGCGGCTGTCGAGGCGCGCGCCGACTTCGTCAAGACGTCAACCGGGTTCCATCCGGCCGGCGGCGCAACGGTTCACGCCGTGGAACTCATGGCCCGCACCGTCAGAGACGCCGGCCTCGAAGTGAAGGCATCCGGTGGCGTGCGAACGCTCGAGACGGCGAAGGCCATGATCGCCGCAGGTGCGACGCGGCTGGGTGTCTCGGGATCACGTGCGCTGCTCGGCACCGCCGAGCCGCAGGTGGCCTCCGACTACTGA
- a CDS encoding sugar ABC transporter ATP-binding protein, producing the protein MTTSHNTESTLSDPAVNTPLVPAVRMHDIVKTFPGTKACNGATLEVAPGEVHCLLGENGAGKSTMMKILSGSYTPDSGTIVIDGVETSFSSPIDGVRAGINTIYQELDLVPDLTVAQNLFLGHEPKRGPFVARRKRDRLAQAAIERVGGSFAPSDVVANLSVADQQLTAIAKALTTDARVVIMDEPSAALTDHDLAAVFRVIRELTSAGKSVIYISHRLDEVKEIGDRATVMRDGATVGVFDIASVTKDELVEAMIGRGLQALPPRRPGPDGARTELLKVRRATIPGVLDVSDISVGRGEIVGLAGLGGAGRSTLLATLFGDRTATLDLTLNGVRLDRLTPRGAVAAGIGLVPEDRKSQGLFLEQSILRNAGIAALRPLRVNPMKAAEQLCMPALRRLGVKFAGLDQPVGQLSGGNQQKVVLAKWMARGIDLLLLDEPTRGLDIGAKGDLFEQVQALADSGVGVLMASSELSELTENCDLIWVMHEGRNIAAFDPRTTSATDIARCVVTGRHDND; encoded by the coding sequence ATGACGACGAGTCACAACACAGAATCGACCCTGTCCGATCCTGCGGTGAACACCCCGCTGGTTCCCGCCGTGCGGATGCACGACATCGTGAAGACGTTCCCGGGCACCAAGGCCTGCAACGGCGCGACGCTCGAAGTTGCTCCCGGCGAGGTACATTGCCTGCTCGGCGAGAACGGCGCGGGCAAGAGCACCATGATGAAGATCCTTTCCGGCTCCTACACACCGGATTCCGGGACGATCGTGATCGACGGTGTGGAAACGTCCTTCAGTTCGCCGATCGACGGGGTCCGAGCGGGGATCAACACGATCTACCAGGAACTGGATCTCGTGCCGGACCTGACCGTGGCGCAGAACCTCTTCCTGGGCCACGAACCGAAGCGGGGGCCGTTCGTCGCCCGCCGGAAACGAGACAGGCTGGCGCAGGCCGCGATCGAGAGAGTCGGCGGAAGCTTCGCACCGTCGGATGTGGTGGCGAATCTGTCCGTGGCCGATCAGCAACTCACCGCGATCGCCAAGGCGCTCACCACCGACGCCCGCGTCGTCATCATGGACGAGCCGAGTGCCGCCCTCACCGATCACGATCTCGCCGCGGTGTTCCGCGTCATCCGCGAGCTCACCTCGGCAGGCAAGTCGGTGATCTACATATCGCACCGACTCGATGAGGTGAAGGAGATCGGTGATCGGGCCACCGTCATGCGTGACGGCGCGACCGTCGGCGTGTTCGACATCGCGAGCGTGACGAAAGACGAACTGGTCGAAGCGATGATCGGCCGCGGCCTGCAAGCGCTGCCGCCACGGCGACCCGGTCCGGACGGCGCGAGGACCGAGCTTCTGAAGGTTCGTCGCGCCACGATTCCCGGGGTTCTGGACGTCTCGGACATCAGCGTCGGGCGGGGAGAGATCGTCGGGCTGGCGGGGCTGGGAGGCGCGGGCAGATCGACGCTGCTGGCGACCCTGTTCGGTGACCGCACAGCCACCCTGGATCTCACGCTCAACGGTGTGCGACTCGACCGGCTGACGCCACGCGGCGCGGTCGCTGCCGGCATCGGCCTGGTACCCGAGGACCGCAAGAGTCAAGGCCTGTTCCTGGAGCAGTCGATCCTGCGTAACGCCGGAATCGCGGCACTGCGCCCGTTGCGCGTCAACCCGATGAAAGCAGCCGAGCAACTCTGCATGCCGGCGCTGCGACGCCTCGGCGTCAAGTTCGCCGGCCTCGATCAGCCGGTCGGTCAGCTCTCGGGCGGCAACCAGCAGAAAGTCGTGCTCGCCAAATGGATGGCACGCGGAATCGATCTCCTGCTCCTCGACGAGCCGACCCGGGGGTTGGACATCGGCGCCAAAGGTGATCTGTTCGAACAGGTTCAGGCGCTGGCGGATTCCGGTGTCGGCGTGTTGATGGCCTCCAGCGAGTTGAGTGAGCTCACCGAGAACTGCGATCTGATCTGGGTCATGCACGAGGGAAGAAACATCGCCGCGTTCGACCCCAGAACCACATCAGCCACGGACATCGCCCGCTGCGTCGTCACAGGAAGGCACGACAATGACTGA
- the secG gene encoding preprotein translocase subunit SecG, whose translation MQLALQIVLVVTSVLVVLLVLLHRAKGGGLSTLFGGGVQSSLSGSTVVEKNLDRLTLFVVGIWLVSIVGVALQIKYNV comes from the coding sequence ATGCAATTGGCCCTGCAGATCGTCCTGGTCGTGACCAGTGTCCTGGTCGTGCTCTTGGTACTGCTGCACCGTGCCAAGGGTGGCGGCCTGTCCACCCTGTTCGGCGGTGGTGTGCAGTCCAGCCTGTCGGGGTCCACCGTGGTCGAGAAGAACCTCGACCGGCTCACGCTGTTCGTCGTCGGCATCTGGTTGGTGTCGATCGTCGGCGTGGCGCTGCAGATCAAGTACAACGTCTGA
- a CDS encoding FGGY-family carbohydrate kinase, with protein MGILLTIDLGTEGARVGAFTEDGTALGSTHRPYLTHHPRPGWAEQDPRDWWAAITAATRELLSGELCRAAGRVIAVAASTTASTVAVVDAAGTPLRPAILWMDARGAAESEQTARLCLQHPILEWSGGSDAAEWLLPKAMWLKKHDPDAYRSAARIVEAVDYLTFRLTGRWVGSQMNAVCKYNYDTLAGRFPAELYAALGMDDLIDKLPDEIVPVGGVAGPLADSAAADLGIDGRPVVAVGGIDAHVSLLACGGNVDGLVSLVSGTSSAIVTEVDRPTTSNEVWGPYPEALNPGKWLVEGGQVTSGSVLKWTGESIMGVPRDELAGLIDQAAAVDPASHGLRALDYFMGNRTPHREARLRGAVIGLTLGTTKAELYRAMVEAVACGTRSVIDSFERSGVPCSRLVFSGGIERNTLWQQVTIDVLGRPAELVIGENLTLRACAVIAATGAGIVPSLTAGSRLFAPRVRMLEPDPKRSLLYEQTFDDYQRLTAALRPIMCDTVDGGSDAAAGARASFRVVR; from the coding sequence ATGGGCATCCTCTTGACCATCGACCTCGGCACCGAAGGTGCCCGCGTGGGCGCCTTCACCGAGGACGGCACCGCACTGGGCTCGACCCACCGGCCCTACCTGACGCACCATCCGAGACCGGGCTGGGCAGAGCAGGATCCGCGGGATTGGTGGGCCGCGATCACCGCGGCGACGCGTGAACTGCTGTCGGGTGAACTGTGCCGGGCGGCAGGCCGGGTCATCGCCGTGGCCGCGTCCACCACGGCGTCCACGGTCGCGGTGGTCGACGCGGCGGGCACACCGCTGCGCCCCGCCATCCTGTGGATGGATGCCCGTGGTGCCGCCGAATCCGAGCAGACGGCGCGGCTCTGCCTGCAACACCCGATCCTGGAGTGGTCCGGCGGTTCGGATGCCGCGGAATGGCTTCTGCCCAAGGCGATGTGGCTCAAGAAGCACGACCCGGACGCGTACCGGTCTGCGGCACGCATCGTCGAGGCCGTCGACTACCTGACGTTCCGGCTGACAGGTCGATGGGTCGGCTCGCAGATGAACGCGGTGTGCAAGTACAACTACGACACCCTCGCGGGCCGGTTCCCGGCCGAACTCTATGCCGCGCTGGGGATGGACGACCTCATCGACAAGCTTCCCGACGAGATCGTGCCGGTGGGCGGTGTCGCGGGCCCCCTGGCCGACAGCGCGGCCGCCGACCTGGGTATCGACGGCAGGCCCGTGGTCGCGGTGGGCGGGATCGACGCGCACGTATCGCTTCTGGCCTGCGGCGGCAACGTGGACGGCCTGGTGTCGCTCGTGTCCGGTACCTCGTCGGCCATCGTCACCGAGGTCGACCGGCCGACCACGTCGAACGAGGTGTGGGGCCCGTATCCCGAGGCGTTGAATCCGGGCAAGTGGCTGGTGGAAGGCGGCCAGGTCACCAGTGGTTCGGTACTCAAATGGACAGGTGAGTCCATCATGGGGGTCCCGCGCGACGAACTGGCGGGGCTGATCGACCAGGCGGCCGCGGTCGATCCCGCGTCCCACGGCCTGCGTGCGCTCGACTACTTCATGGGAAACCGGACACCGCACCGTGAGGCCCGGCTGCGCGGCGCGGTCATCGGACTGACGCTCGGTACCACGAAGGCCGAACTGTACCGGGCGATGGTCGAGGCCGTGGCGTGCGGCACCCGCAGTGTCATCGACTCGTTCGAGCGATCCGGCGTGCCGTGTTCACGCCTGGTCTTCTCCGGAGGCATCGAACGGAACACGTTGTGGCAGCAGGTGACGATCGATGTGCTGGGCCGCCCGGCCGAGCTGGTCATCGGGGAGAACCTCACGCTGCGGGCGTGCGCGGTGATCGCCGCGACCGGGGCCGGCATCGTCCCGAGCCTGACGGCCGGTTCCCGTCTGTTCGCCCCGCGAGTGCGGATGCTCGAACCCGATCCGAAACGAAGTCTCCTCTATGAGCAGACCTTCGACGACTACCAGCGGCTCACCGCGGCGTTGCGGCCGATCATGTGCGACACCGTCGACGGCGGATCCGATGCGGCCGCGGGTGCGCGTGCGTCATTCCGGGTGGTCCGGTGA
- a CDS encoding sugar-binding transcriptional regulator has translation MLTDKSHTDLLIYVAQCYYEQGRTQEDIGSELHLTRWKVGRLLDEARSAGLVEIRIVHPQARRTHLEIAMRSRFGLRECVVVPGPDAPDVDGRHVATAAANYLKTNASWITTLGVSWGNTLQHIAAVLPAGWTSGIEVIQANGGVSRSVHPTRAANIVTSIAHSGHGRATLLPVPAIVERIETRNALYEEGFVEDVLSRARKADALLFSLGALGPTSVLVESGAITPAELTLLEAAGACGDVLAHYITSNGEIAYDDIDKRTVGLSLDDVRNANCAIAVAAGRRKVPVVNGALVSGLCSVLITDEPTAQAVLEQ, from the coding sequence ATGCTCACGGACAAGAGTCACACCGACCTGCTGATCTACGTCGCGCAGTGCTACTACGAACAGGGGCGCACGCAGGAGGACATCGGGTCCGAACTCCACCTGACGCGGTGGAAGGTCGGGCGGCTGCTCGACGAGGCGCGAAGCGCCGGGCTGGTCGAGATCAGGATCGTGCATCCGCAGGCGCGCCGCACGCACCTGGAGATCGCCATGCGGAGCCGGTTCGGCCTTCGTGAGTGCGTCGTCGTACCGGGCCCCGACGCCCCCGACGTCGACGGGCGGCACGTGGCCACCGCAGCGGCGAACTACCTGAAGACCAACGCCTCCTGGATCACCACGCTCGGCGTCTCATGGGGCAACACACTGCAGCACATCGCGGCCGTACTGCCCGCCGGATGGACGAGCGGTATTGAGGTGATCCAGGCCAACGGCGGAGTCAGCCGATCGGTACACCCCACCAGAGCCGCGAACATCGTGACCAGCATCGCCCACAGCGGACACGGACGGGCCACGCTGTTGCCCGTTCCCGCGATAGTCGAGCGCATAGAAACCCGAAACGCCCTGTACGAAGAGGGTTTCGTCGAGGACGTGCTGTCAAGGGCGCGCAAGGCAGATGCCCTGCTGTTCTCACTCGGAGCGCTCGGACCCACGTCTGTGCTGGTGGAGTCGGGCGCCATCACACCGGCCGAACTCACCCTCCTGGAAGCGGCGGGTGCCTGCGGTGATGTTCTCGCGCACTACATCACCTCGAACGGTGAGATCGCCTACGACGACATCGACAAGCGGACGGTCGGGCTGAGCCTGGACGACGTCCGGAACGCCAACTGCGCCATAGCAGTGGCAGCGGGCAGAAGGAAGGTCCCCGTCGTCAACGGCGCTCTGGTCAGCGGACTGTGCTCGGTTCTGATCACCGACGAACCCACGGCGCAGGCCGTGCTGGAGCAATGA
- the tpiA gene encoding triose-phosphate isomerase, giving the protein MARKPLIAGNWKMNLNHFEAIALVQKIAFALPDKYFDKVDVTVIPPFTDLRSVQTLVDGDKLRLTYGAQDLSQHDSGAYTGEISGAFLAKLGCTFVIVGHSERRTYHGETDELVAAKAKAAHKHGLTPIVCIGEQLEVREAGNHVEFNVNSLRGSLAGLTPEQIGQTVIAYEPVWAIGTGRVAGAADAQEVCKAIRGELANLSSSEIAAGVRVLYGGSVNAKNVGEIVSQGDVDGALVGGASLDGEQFATLSAIAAGGPLP; this is encoded by the coding sequence ATGGCACGTAAGCCCCTCATCGCGGGCAACTGGAAGATGAACCTCAACCACTTCGAGGCCATCGCTCTGGTGCAGAAGATCGCATTCGCCTTGCCGGACAAGTACTTCGACAAGGTCGATGTGACCGTCATCCCGCCGTTCACCGATCTGCGCAGCGTGCAGACCCTGGTCGACGGGGACAAGCTGCGGCTCACCTACGGTGCGCAGGACCTGTCCCAGCACGATTCGGGGGCCTACACCGGCGAGATCAGCGGTGCGTTCCTGGCGAAGCTGGGGTGCACGTTCGTCATCGTCGGCCACTCGGAGCGTCGCACCTATCACGGTGAGACCGACGAACTGGTCGCGGCGAAGGCCAAGGCCGCGCACAAGCACGGCCTGACGCCCATCGTGTGCATCGGCGAGCAACTCGAGGTGCGCGAGGCGGGCAACCACGTCGAGTTCAACGTGAACTCGCTGCGCGGGTCGCTCGCGGGGCTCACGCCCGAGCAGATCGGCCAGACCGTGATCGCCTACGAACCCGTGTGGGCGATCGGCACCGGCCGGGTGGCCGGGGCCGCCGACGCGCAGGAGGTCTGCAAGGCCATCCGCGGCGAACTGGCCAACCTTTCCTCGTCCGAGATCGCGGCGGGCGTGCGGGTGCTCTACGGCGGCTCGGTGAACGCGAAGAACGTCGGCGAGATCGTCTCGCAGGGCGATGTGGACGGTGCGCTGGTCGGCGGGGCGTCCCTGGACGGCGAGCAGTTCGCGACGCTGTCCGCGATCGCCGCGGGCGGACCACTTCCGTAA
- a CDS encoding methyltransferase, producing the protein MLTRFASPRLVIRLARTSEAARHYVLRLHQLLAPPPAVITEMIVSGWTAQAITAAADLKVADALAAGPLSVEALARDVGADPDALDRLMRALVSRVVFAQRRDGRYRLNALAETLRSDTPVSLAGAARFYGSRLHREDLSMLTASVQTDESGFEKLRGMDFWEFLATTPELAELFNQAMTSLSKMSAPVIAAAYDFTPFRTVFDVGGGQGRLLAAILDVAPGARGVLFDLPDVVAEAPALLRQLGVGGRVDIVGGSFFDSAPEGDVYVLKHVIHDWGDDDAVSILRNIRSAAPGDALILLAEIVIPQHHRENLGKLLDLEMLIGGEARERTAEQYRRLLDRAGLRMTRILPTAGPHSLIEARSA; encoded by the coding sequence ATGCTCACCAGATTCGCGTCGCCGCGGCTGGTCATCCGACTGGCCCGCACCAGCGAAGCCGCACGGCACTACGTGTTGCGGCTGCATCAGTTGCTGGCCCCGCCCCCGGCCGTCATCACCGAGATGATCGTCTCCGGATGGACCGCGCAGGCCATCACCGCAGCGGCGGATCTGAAGGTCGCCGACGCCCTGGCCGCCGGGCCCCTGTCCGTCGAAGCCCTCGCCCGCGATGTCGGCGCCGATCCCGATGCCCTCGACCGGTTGATGCGCGCACTGGTCAGCCGGGTCGTGTTCGCCCAACGTCGAGACGGGCGATACCGGCTGAACGCGCTGGCCGAGACACTGCGCTCGGATACGCCCGTGTCACTGGCCGGGGCGGCCCGGTTCTACGGTTCGCGGTTGCACCGCGAGGATCTGAGCATGCTGACCGCGTCGGTGCAGACCGATGAGTCGGGCTTCGAAAAGCTGCGGGGGATGGATTTCTGGGAATTCCTCGCGACCACCCCGGAACTCGCGGAGCTGTTCAACCAGGCCATGACCAGCCTGTCGAAGATGAGCGCCCCCGTGATCGCGGCGGCCTACGACTTCACGCCGTTCCGCACGGTCTTCGACGTCGGCGGCGGTCAGGGCCGGCTTCTGGCCGCCATCCTCGACGTGGCGCCGGGAGCGCGGGGCGTGTTGTTCGACCTGCCCGACGTCGTCGCGGAGGCGCCCGCGCTGCTCCGGCAACTCGGGGTCGGCGGGCGGGTCGACATCGTGGGCGGATCGTTCTTCGACAGCGCACCCGAAGGCGACGTGTACGTCCTCAAACACGTCATCCACGACTGGGGCGACGACGACGCCGTGTCGATCCTGCGCAACATCCGGTCCGCGGCGCCCGGTGACGCGCTGATCCTGTTGGCGGAGATCGTGATTCCGCAGCATCATCGCGAAAACCTCGGCAAGCTCCTCGATCTGGAGATGCTGATCGGGGGTGAAGCCCGCGAACGCACCGCCGAGCAGTACCGGCGTCTGCTGGACCGTGCGGGGCTGCGGATGACCCGGATCCTGCCGACCGCGGGACCGCACAGTCTCATCGAGGCGCGCTCGGCGTGA
- a CDS encoding ABC transporter permease — translation MTDLIEETSSTSTATGSGRTRRQNIIVRFNLLFIFIALFAVASVTAPQFLTSQNLANLLQQSSLTGIVAIGMTVVILTSGIDLSVGSVAALSGMLVAILIGMGIAWPLAMVVAIMSGLVLGGIMGGLSAYLALPAFMVTLAGMQSIRGLTFLTTNGTPTTAEIPIGLRFLGAGSVAGIPVVGLIFVLTTLIVGLVLRRTTFGEHVYAVGSNAKAARLSGLPVQRITTAAYVICSGLAALTGVLLTARLTIGQPTANTGLELDAIAAVVLGGTSLFGGKGGVMGTFIAVLLLSVLRNLFNLLGLSSFFQMLVTGLILVAALIMNYVLDRQAKTS, via the coding sequence ATGACTGACCTCATCGAGGAGACGTCCTCCACATCCACCGCAACCGGTTCCGGACGTACCCGGCGCCAGAACATCATCGTGCGGTTCAATCTGCTGTTCATCTTCATCGCGCTGTTCGCCGTCGCGTCCGTCACGGCGCCGCAGTTCCTCACCTCGCAGAACCTGGCGAATCTGCTTCAGCAGTCCAGCCTGACGGGCATCGTGGCGATCGGGATGACCGTCGTCATCCTGACCTCGGGCATCGACCTGTCGGTCGGAAGCGTCGCGGCGCTGTCGGGAATGCTGGTCGCGATCCTCATCGGAATGGGCATCGCGTGGCCGCTGGCCATGGTGGTCGCGATCATGAGCGGGCTGGTCCTCGGCGGGATCATGGGCGGTTTGAGCGCGTATCTGGCCCTGCCGGCGTTCATGGTGACGCTGGCCGGGATGCAGAGCATCCGCGGGCTGACGTTCCTGACCACCAACGGCACACCCACGACGGCCGAGATCCCGATCGGCCTGCGGTTCTTGGGCGCCGGATCCGTGGCAGGAATTCCCGTCGTGGGCCTGATCTTCGTGCTCACCACCCTGATCGTGGGTCTGGTTCTGCGCCGGACGACGTTCGGTGAACACGTCTACGCCGTCGGCAGCAACGCCAAGGCGGCACGTCTGTCCGGGCTGCCGGTGCAGCGCATCACCACCGCGGCGTATGTCATCTGCAGCGGGTTGGCCGCGCTCACCGGGGTGTTGCTGACCGCACGGCTCACCATCGGCCAGCCCACCGCCAACACGGGTCTGGAGCTCGATGCGATCGCCGCGGTGGTACTGGGCGGCACCAGCCTGTTCGGCGGAAAGGGCGGCGTCATGGGCACATTCATCGCCGTGCTGCTGCTGTCGGTGCTGCGCAACCTGTTCAACCTGCTGGGTCTGAGTTCGTTCTTCCAGATGCTGGTGACGGGACTCATCCTGGTCGCGGCTCTGATCATGAACTACGTCCTCGACCGCCAAGCCAAGACATCCTGA
- the gap gene encoding type I glyceraldehyde-3-phosphate dehydrogenase, with product MTIRVGVNGFGRIGRNFYRALATQKAEGKNTDIEIVAVNDLTDNATLAHLLKFDSILGRLPQDVSLEGDDTIVIGDTKIKALEVKEGPAALPWGDLGVDVVVESTGIFTNAAKAKGHLDAGAKKVIISAPATDEDITIVLGVNDDKYDGSQNIISNASCTTNCLGPLAKVLNDEFGIVKGLMTTIHAYTQDQNLQDGPHKDLRRARAAALNIVPTSTGAAKAIGLVLPELKGKLDGYALRVPIPTGSVTDLTAELAKSASVEDINAAMKAAAEGPLKGILKYYDAPIVSSDIVTDPHSSLYDAGLTKVIDNQAKVVSWYDNEWGYSNRLADLVALVGKSL from the coding sequence GTGACCATCCGGGTAGGCGTTAACGGCTTCGGCCGCATCGGGCGCAACTTCTACCGGGCCCTGGCGACGCAGAAGGCCGAGGGCAAGAACACCGACATCGAGATCGTGGCGGTCAACGACCTCACCGACAACGCGACTCTGGCGCACCTGCTGAAGTTCGACTCGATCCTGGGTCGTCTGCCCCAGGACGTCAGCCTGGAGGGCGACGACACCATCGTCATCGGCGACACCAAGATCAAGGCCCTCGAGGTCAAGGAAGGCCCGGCGGCCCTTCCGTGGGGCGACCTGGGCGTCGACGTCGTCGTCGAGTCCACCGGCATCTTCACCAACGCCGCCAAGGCCAAGGGCCACCTGGACGCGGGTGCCAAGAAGGTCATCATCTCCGCGCCGGCCACCGACGAGGACATCACCATCGTGCTCGGCGTCAACGACGACAAGTACGACGGCAGCCAGAACATCATCTCCAACGCCTCGTGCACCACGAACTGCCTGGGCCCGCTGGCCAAGGTGCTCAATGACGAGTTCGGCATCGTCAAGGGCCTCATGACCACGATCCACGCCTACACACAGGATCAGAACCTGCAGGACGGCCCGCACAAGGATCTGCGTCGCGCCCGTGCCGCGGCCCTGAACATCGTCCCCACCTCGACCGGCGCCGCCAAGGCCATCGGCCTGGTGCTCCCCGAGCTCAAGGGCAAGCTGGACGGCTACGCGCTGCGTGTGCCGATCCCCACCGGCTCGGTCACCGACCTGACCGCCGAGCTCGCCAAGTCGGCCAGCGTCGAGGACATCAACGCCGCGATGAAGGCCGCCGCCGAGGGGCCGCTGAAGGGCATCCTCAAGTACTACGACGCGCCGATCGTGTCGAGCGACATCGTCACCGACCCGCACAGCTCGCTGTACGACGCCGGCCTGACCAAGGTGATCGACAACCAGGCCAAGGTCGTCTCCTGGTACGACAACGAGTGGGGCTACTCGAACCGCCTCGCGGATCTGGTTGCCCTGGTCGGTAAGTCGCTCTGA
- a CDS encoding phosphoglycerate kinase, translating into MSVKTLDDLLAEGVQGRGVLVRSDLNVPLDDDGNITDPGRVIASVPTLQALAEAGAKVIVTAHLGRPKGEPDPKLSLAPVAAALGEKLGRHVQLAGDVVGTDALARAEGLTDGDVLLLENIRFDARETSKDDSERLSLAKALAALVEGPDGSPGVFVSDGFGVVHRKQASVYDVATLLPHYAGTLVAAEVKVLQQLTSSTDRPYAVVLGGSKVSDKLAVIENLATKADSLIIGGGMCFTFLAAQGFSVGSSLLQEEMVDTCRRLLDEYADVIHLPVDIVVADKFAADAEAETVAADRIPDGKMGLDIGPGSVERFTALLSNAKTVFWNGPMGVFEFPAFAAGTKGVAEAIIGATGKGAFSVVGGGDSAAAVRRLGLPEDGFSHISTGGGASLEYLEGKELPGIQVLES; encoded by the coding sequence ATGTCGGTCAAGACACTCGACGATCTGCTCGCCGAGGGCGTGCAAGGTCGGGGCGTACTCGTGCGCTCCGACCTCAACGTTCCCCTCGACGACGACGGCAACATCACCGATCCGGGACGCGTCATCGCATCGGTCCCGACGCTGCAGGCCCTCGCGGAAGCGGGTGCCAAGGTGATCGTCACCGCGCATCTCGGCCGCCCCAAGGGCGAGCCGGACCCCAAGCTGTCGCTCGCGCCGGTCGCGGCGGCACTGGGGGAGAAGCTGGGCAGGCACGTGCAGCTCGCGGGTGACGTCGTCGGCACCGATGCGCTCGCGCGCGCCGAGGGCCTGACCGACGGCGACGTGCTGCTGCTGGAGAACATCCGGTTCGACGCGCGCGAGACCAGCAAGGACGACAGCGAGCGCCTGTCGCTCGCCAAGGCCCTCGCGGCGCTCGTGGAAGGTCCCGACGGATCACCCGGCGTCTTCGTCTCCGACGGTTTCGGTGTGGTGCACCGCAAGCAGGCGTCGGTCTACGACGTCGCGACGCTGCTGCCGCACTACGCGGGCACGCTGGTGGCCGCCGAGGTCAAGGTGCTGCAGCAGCTGACCAGCTCGACGGACCGTCCGTACGCCGTCGTGCTCGGCGGCTCGAAGGTGTCCGACAAGCTCGCGGTCATCGAGAACCTCGCGACGAAGGCCGACAGCCTGATCATCGGTGGCGGTATGTGCTTCACATTCCTGGCCGCACAAGGGTTTTCGGTCGGCAGCTCGCTGCTGCAGGAGGAGATGGTCGACACCTGCCGCCGCCTGCTCGACGAGTACGCCGATGTGATCCACCTGCCGGTGGACATCGTCGTGGCCGACAAGTTCGCCGCCGACGCGGAAGCCGAGACCGTTGCCGCCGACCGCATCCCGGACGGCAAGATGGGCCTGGACATCGGCCCGGGCTCGGTGGAGCGGTTCACCGCGCTGCTGAGCAACGCCAAGACCGTGTTCTGGAACGGCCCGATGGGTGTGTTCGAGTTCCCGGCGTTCGCGGCCGGCACCAAGGGTGTCGCCGAGGCGATCATCGGCGCCACCGGCAAGGGCGCGTTCAGCGTCGTTGGCGGCGGCGATTCCGCGGCCGCGGTACGCCGGCTCGGCCTGCCCGAGGACGGCTTCTCGCACATCTCCACCGGTGGTGGCGCGTCGCTCGAATACCTCGAGGGCAAGGAATTGCCCGGCATCCAAGTACTGGAGTCGTGA